The following coding sequences are from one Paenibacillus stellifer window:
- a CDS encoding glycosyltransferase family 4 protein, whose product MPDNGGLNIMATGLSWPSVQPGGLNTYFKSVCEQLSSQNRVHALICSNDQPDTPDSLIIHNAGDPKQSIWKRKDAFQRKAAELMDRGEIDILYSHFAPYGVGPAVEAKKRGIPVVTTFHGPWNEEMKIEGQGIKHQVKTAIAKSIERKAYRLSDTFIVLSETFRDILHSLHGIPLHKIMVIPGAANVDRFTPASNRLAVRRMLNLPEGATTVLTVRRLVNRMGLLQLLEAWRTVSEQFPNSILLIGGKGPLRGELEAKIADYGLTNKVRLLGYIPDHQLASYYQAADLFVVPSQALEGFGLITAEALSSGLPVMATPIGGNREILQNFRPELLFNSPSAEDMAEGISRILGNRRLLPSREECREHALQKYTWQHVGNQVETVFKEAMGKGETINAESGVYRSHG is encoded by the coding sequence ATGCCTGATAATGGCGGACTGAACATTATGGCGACAGGCCTGAGCTGGCCTTCGGTACAGCCCGGAGGGCTTAATACGTATTTTAAATCCGTCTGCGAGCAGCTTTCTTCCCAGAACCGGGTACACGCCCTGATCTGCAGCAACGATCAGCCCGATACTCCCGACAGTCTCATTATTCACAATGCGGGCGACCCCAAGCAGTCCATTTGGAAGCGAAAGGATGCCTTTCAGCGAAAAGCGGCGGAGCTGATGGATCGCGGCGAAATCGACATTCTGTACTCCCATTTCGCACCGTACGGTGTAGGGCCCGCTGTCGAAGCGAAGAAGCGCGGCATTCCCGTCGTTACGACCTTCCACGGACCTTGGAACGAAGAGATGAAAATCGAGGGACAGGGAATCAAGCATCAGGTCAAGACGGCGATCGCCAAGTCGATTGAGCGCAAGGCTTACCGGCTCTCGGATACGTTCATCGTCCTCAGCGAAACCTTCCGCGATATTCTCCATTCCCTTCACGGTATTCCGCTTCATAAGATCATGGTCATTCCGGGGGCGGCCAACGTTGACCGCTTCACACCGGCAAGCAACCGGCTTGCGGTGCGCCGGATGCTGAATCTCCCTGAGGGAGCGACCACGGTCCTCACGGTCCGCAGACTCGTGAACCGTATGGGACTCCTCCAGCTTCTTGAAGCGTGGCGTACCGTATCGGAACAATTCCCGAATTCCATTCTCCTGATCGGCGGCAAAGGACCGCTTCGCGGCGAGCTGGAAGCCAAAATCGCCGATTACGGATTAACGAACAAAGTCCGGCTGCTCGGTTACATTCCCGATCACCAGCTGGCCTCATATTATCAGGCGGCGGATCTGTTCGTCGTTCCCTCCCAGGCGCTTGAAGGCTTCGGCCTCATCACCGCCGAAGCGTTGTCGAGTGGCCTGCCGGTCATGGCGACACCGATCGGCGGCAACAGGGAAATTCTGCAGAATTTCCGCCCCGAGCTGCTCTTTAACAGTCCCTCGGCCGAGGATATGGCTGAAGGCATCTCCCGGATACTCGGGAACCGAAGGCTTCTGCCTTCCCGGGAGGAATGCAGGGAGCATGCGCTTCAGAAGTATACCTGGCAGCATGTCGGCAATCAGGTAGAGACGGTATTCAAAGAGGCAATGGGGAAAGGAGAGACGATCAATGCTGAGAGTGGCGTATATCGATCACACGGCTAG